One Mangifera indica cultivar Alphonso chromosome 4, CATAS_Mindica_2.1, whole genome shotgun sequence genomic region harbors:
- the LOC123213292 gene encoding protein ROH1-like translates to MPSTDNQGSSSPFHSFGRSFWSGRREQVHSIEGNNESNADELEFESFYKQVTDRFYELSAVGAEEFLSIEWMQKLLDAFVCCQEEFRAILLTNKALLSKSPLDRVVTEFFERSLKALDIVNATRDGIEKIRLWQKHLEIVLCALGSSQRVIGEGQIRRARKACMDLALAMLDEKDSGSVFSHRNRSFGRHNTSKDNHRRPPGHSRSLSWSVSRSWSAAKQLQSISNNLLPPRANDIAATNGLIVPFFAMSYMLMFVLWTLVAAIPCQDRGLNINFSIPRQYTWGTPLLILHERIMEESKKRERRNSSGLLKEINQIDQYACKITDLVDSPQFPLTEEQKMEVEQGIQELALVFEAIKNGLDPLEHRLREVFRKIMNMRSESLDHLGRGSE, encoded by the coding sequence ATGCCTTCTACTGATAATCAGGGTTCTTCATCACCCTTTCATTCATTTGGTCGTTCGTTTTGGAGTGGCAGGCGTGAACAAGTTCATTCAATAGAAGGGAATAATGAATCTAATGCCGATGAGTTGGAGTTTGAATCCTTCTACAAACAGGTTACGGACCGTTTTTATGAACTTTCAGCTGTTGGTGCTGAAGAATTTCTCTCTATTGAATGGATGCAAAAGCTATTGGATGCATTTGTTTGCTGCCAGGAGGAATTTAGGGCTATTTTGTTGACAAACAAAGCTTTATTGTCAAAATCTCCTTTGGATCGAGTAGTTACTGAATTCTTTGAAAGGAGTTTGAAGGCACTTGATATAGTTAATGCAACTCGTGATGGGATTGAGAAGATTCGTTTGTGGCAGAAGCATTTGGAGATTGTATTGTGTGCCCTTGGTTCTAGTCAGAGGGTGATTGGCGAAGGCCAGATTCGCAGAGCTAGAAAAGCTTGCATGGATTTGGCACTTGCAATGCTTGATGAAAAGGATTCAGGCTCAGTCTTTTCACACAGAAACCGGTCATTTGGGCGTCATAATACAAGTAAGGATAATCATCGTCGCCCACCGGGCCACTCTCGTTCTCTCTCATGGAGTGTATCACGATCTTGGTCTGCTGCTAAGCAACTCCAATCAATTTCTAACAACTTGTTGCCACCTCGAGCAAATGATATTGCAGCCACAAATGGGCTTATTGTCCCTTTTTTTGCAATGAGTTATATGCTCATGTttgtattgtggactttggttgCTGCAATCCCTTGTCAGGACAGAGGcctgaatattaatttttcaatcccACGGCAATACACATGGGGTACTCCGCTTCTCATACTTCATGAGCGTATTATGGAGGAATCAAAGAAGCGGGAGCGAAGGAATTCTAGTGGATTGTTAAAGGAAATTAATCAGATTGATCAATATGCTTGTAAAATTACAGATTTGGTGGATTCACCTCAGTTTCCATTGACGGAGGAGCAGAAAATGGAGGTTGAACAGGGGATTCAGGAGTTAGCATTGGTTTTTGAAGCCATTAAGAATGGATTGGATCCGCTGGAACACAGATTGAGGGAAGTATTCCGTAAGATCATGAATATGCGATCAGAGAGCCTTGATCACCTGGGTAGGGGAAGTGAGTAA